A single region of the Bacteroides luhongzhouii genome encodes:
- a CDS encoding RNA polymerase sigma-70 factor, whose product MKIFSSKHTKEQAFKQLYEEYYAPFCLYAKRFIDDKDIRQDIVSDVFTSLWDKMDTDSFNLQSDTALGYIKMCVKNNCLNFLKHQEYEWSYAENIQKKTPIYELEPDSVYTLDELYRMLYETLNKLPDNYRAVFVKSFFEGKTHVEIAEEMNLSVKSINRYKQKTMELLRNELKDYMPLFLLFFFRT is encoded by the coding sequence ATGAAAATATTTTCTTCTAAACATACCAAGGAACAAGCTTTCAAACAACTTTATGAGGAATACTACGCCCCATTCTGCCTGTATGCGAAAAGGTTTATTGATGATAAGGATATACGCCAAGATATTGTTTCGGATGTATTTACTTCATTATGGGACAAGATGGATACGGATTCTTTTAACCTACAATCGGACACGGCATTGGGATACATCAAAATGTGCGTGAAAAACAATTGTCTGAACTTCCTGAAGCACCAGGAATATGAATGGAGTTATGCTGAAAATATACAAAAGAAGACACCTATTTATGAATTAGAGCCGGATAGTGTATATACACTTGACGAATTATACAGAATGTTGTATGAAACATTAAATAAACTACCCGACAACTATCGTGCAGTCTTTGTAAAAAGTTTCTTTGAGGGAAAAACTCATGTGGAAATTGCAGAAGAAATGAATCTTAGCGTAAAATCCATCAACCGGTACAAACAAAAAACCATGGAACTTTTGCGGAATGAACTGAAAGACTATATGCCACTGTTTCTTTTATTCTTTTTTCGCACCTAA